In a genomic window of Seriola aureovittata isolate HTS-2021-v1 ecotype China chromosome 11, ASM2101889v1, whole genome shotgun sequence:
- the LOC130177959 gene encoding trace amine-associated receptor 13c-like, whose amino-acid sequence MTQIYSGSFQSCSSLKMVSEDGAELCFPLLLNTSCRKPASPWPEAVLLHIVLSSISLLTVALNLLVIVSISHFRQLHTPTNILLLSLAVSDFLVGLLLIPGEIILNTDCWFLGDLMCSLYIYMTFIITSTSVGDMVLISVDRYVAICDPLHYTTRVTERRVKLCVCLCWFCSVFHNSLIANDDLTHPDRHDSCYGECVFVSDHTAGAIDLFLTFVLPITLIIVLYMRVFVVAVSQARAMRSHITAVTLQRSVAVRTKKSELKAARTLGVLVVVFLMCFCPFYVDALADGLLNNSSSSFVYYLFYFNSCLNPIIYALFYPWFRKVIKLVVTLQILQPGSREANVL is encoded by the exons ATGACTCAGATTTATTCAGGAAGCTTCCAGAGTTGCAGCTCTCTGAAGATGGTGTCTGAGGACGGAGCAGAGCTCTGCTTTCCACTACTCCTCAACACCTCCTGCAGGAAGCCTGCCTCTCCTTGGCCTGAAGCTGTCCTCCTTCACATTGTGctgtcctccatctctctcctcactgtcGCTCTCAACCTGCTCGTCATCGTCTCAATCTCCCACTTCAG GCAGCTCCATACTCCCActaacatcctcctcctctctctggctgtctcaGACTTTCTCGTGGGTCTCCTGCTGATACCGGGAGAAATCATCCTGAACACAGACTGCTGGTTCCTTGGTGATCTGATGTGTTCCCTGTATATTTATATGACCTTCATCATTACCTCTACTTCAGTAGGAGACATGGTGCTCATATCAGTCGACCGTTATGTAGCTATTTGTGACCCTCTGCATTACACCACCAGAGTCACTGAAAGAAGAGTtaaactctgtgtttgtctgtgttggttctgttctgttttccaCAACAGTCTAATTGCAAACGATGACCTGACTCATCCAGACAGACATGATTCCTGTTATggagaatgtgtgtttgttagtgaTCATACTGCAGGAGCtattgacctttttttgacctTTGTTCTTCCCATCACTCTCATCATAGTTCTGTACATGAGAGTGTTTGTGGTGGCTGTGTCTCAGGCTCGTGCTATGCGCTCTCACATTACAGCTGTCACACTGCAGCGTTCAGTGGCTGTAAGGACAAAGAAATCTGAGCTGAAAGCAGCCAGGACTCTTGGTGTTCTTGTAGTTGTGTTTCTAATGTGTTTCTGCCCATTTTATGTTGATGCTCTTGCAGATGGCTTGCTCAATAACTCATCTTCATCCTTTGTGTACTATCTGTTCTATTTTAACTCCTGTCTAAACCCTATAATCTACGCCTTGTTCTACCCCTGGTTTAGAAAAGTTATCAAACTGGTTGTCACTCTGCAGATTCTGCAGCCTGGCTCCCGTGAGGCCAATGTACTGTAG
- the LOC130177966 gene encoding trace amine-associated receptor 13c-like, protein MEVEDGAELCFPLLLNTSCRKPASPWPEAVLLNIVLSFISLLTVALNLLVIVSISHFRQLHTPTYILLLSLAVSDFLVGLLLMPGEIILYTGCWFLGDLMCSLCNCLSLIITSTSVGDMVLISVDRYVAICDPLHYTTRVTERRVKLCVCLCWFCSVFYSSLIVKDELTHPDRHDSCYGECVMVFDHIAGAVDLVLTFVLPITVIIFLYMRVFVVAVSQARAMRSHITAVTLQRSVAVTTKKSELKAARTLGVLVVVFLMCFCPLYVDALADDLINDSSSAFVYHLFYFNSCLNPIIYALFYPWFRKVIKLVVTLQILQPGSREANVL, encoded by the exons ATGGAGGTTGAGGACGGAGCAGAGCTCTGCTTTCCACTACTCCTCAACACCTCCTGCAGGAAGCCTGCCTCTCCTTGGCCTGAAGCTGTGCTCCTTAACATTGTGCtgtccttcatctctctcctcactgtcGCTCTCAACCTGCTCGTCATCGTCTCAATCTCCCACTTCAG GCAGCTCCACACTCCCACttacatcctcctcctctctctggctgtctcaGACTTTCTCGTGGGTCTCCTGCTGATGCCGGGAGAAATCATCCTATACACAGGCTGCTGGTTCCTTGGTGATCTGATGTGTTCCCTGTGTAACTGTCTGTCCCTCATCATTACCTCTACTTCAGTAGGAGACATGGTGCTCATATCAGTCGACCGTTATGTAGCTATTTGTGACCCACTGCATTACACCACCAGAGTCACTGAGAGAAGAGTtaaactctgtgtttgtctgtgttggttctgttctgttttctacAGCAGTCTGATCGTAAAGGATGAGCTGACTCATCCAGACAGACATGACTCCTGTTATGGAGAATGTGTGATGGTCTTTGATCATATTGCAGGAGCTGTTGACCTTGTTTTGACCTTTGTTCTTCCCATCACTGTCATCATATTTCTGTACATGAGAGTGTTTGTGGTGGCTGTGTCTCAGGCTCGTGCCATGCGCTCTCACATTACAGCTGTCACACTGCAGCGTTCAGTGGCTGTAACCACAAAGAAATCTGAGCTGAAAGCAGCCAGGACTCTTGGTGTTCTTGTAGTTGTGTTCCtaatgtgtttctgtccactttATGTTGATGCTCTTGCAGATGACTTGATCAATGACTCATCTTCAGCATTTGTGTACCATCTGTTCTATTTTAACTCCTGTCTAAACCCTATAATCTACGCCTTGTTTTACCCCTGGTTTAGAAAAGTTATCAAACTGGTTGTCACTCTGCAGATTCTGCAGCCTGGCTCCCGTGAGGCCAACGTACTGTAG
- the LOC130177960 gene encoding trace amine-associated receptor 13c-like, whose translation MEVEDGAELCFPLLLNTSCRKPASPWPEAVLLRIVLSSISLLTVALNLLVIVSISHFRQLHTPTNILLLSLAVSDFLVGLLLMPVEIILNTVCWFLGDLMCSLYNYVSFIITSTSVGDMVLISVDRYVAICDPLHYTTRVTERRVKLCVCLCWFCSVLYNSLIVKDDLTHPDRHDSCYGECVIVIDHTAGAVDLVLTFVLPITVIIVLYMRVFVVAVSQARAMRSHITAVTLQRSVAVTTKKSELKAARTLGVLVVVFLMCFCPFYVVTLVGDDLINNSYSSCVLYIFYLNSCLNPIIYALFYPWFRKVIKLVVTLQILQPGSREANVL comes from the exons ATGGAGGTTGAGGACGGAGCAGAGCTCTGCTTTCCACTACTCCTCAACACCTCTTGCAGGAAGCCTGCCTCTCCTTGGCCTGAAGCTGTGCTCCTTCGCATTGTGctgtcctccatctctctcctcactgtcGCTCTCAACCTGCTCGTCATCGTCTCAATCTCCCACTTCAG gCAGCTCCACACTCCCActaacatcctcctcctctctctggctgtctcaGACTTTCTCGTGGGTCTCCTGCTGATGCCGGTAGAAATCATCCTGAACACAGTCTGCTGGTTCCTTGGTGATCTGATGTGTTCCCTGTATAATTATGTGTCCTTCATCATTACCTCTACTTCAGTAGGAGACATGGTGCTCATATCGGTCGACCGTTATGTAGCTATTTGTGACCCTCTGCATTACACCACCAGAGTCACTGAGAGAAGAGTtaaactctgtgtttgtctgtgttggttctgttctgttctctacAACAGTCTGATCGTAAAGGATGACCTGACTCATCCAGACAGACATGACTCCTGTTATGGAGAATGTGTGATTGTTATTGATCATACTGCCGGAGCTGTTGACCTTGTTTTGACCTTTGTTCTTCCCATCACTGTCATCATAGTTCTGTACATGAGAGTGTTTGTGGTGGCTGTGTCTCAGGCTCGTGCCATGCGCTCTCACATTACAGCTGTCACACTGCAGCGTTCAGTGGCTGTAACCACAAAGAAATCTGAGTTGAAAGCAGCCAGGACTCTTGGTGTTCTTGTAGTTGtgtttctaatgtgtttttGCCCATTTTATGTTGTTACTCTTGTAGGAGATGACTTGATCAATAACTCATATTCATCCTGTGTGCTCTATATCTTCTATTTGAACTCCTGTCTAAACCCTATAATCTACGCCTTGTTTTACCCCTGGTTTAGAAAAGTTATCAAACTGGTTGTCACTCTGCAGATTCTGCAGCCTGGCTCCCGTGAGGCCAACGTACTGTAG